One segment of Candidatus Cybelea sp. DNA contains the following:
- the ychF gene encoding redox-regulated ATPase YchF, giving the protein MALSCGIVGLPNVGKSTIFNALTRSAQALAANYPFATIEPNVGEVAVPDPRLAVLQRLTNAARVVPATVRFVDIAGLVRGASSGEGLGNAFLSHIRETNAIAMVVRCFEDDEITHVEGAIDPRRDCEIIGIELALADLATMRKRLGKIEREVRADPKLREYLAAAQRLTEALEEARPARSFAPDSLEAQVAADSFLLTAKPVLFVANVEEGQIGRDSANVEIVRAIALEERGRTVVLSGKVEAELAGLSEDEAAEFRGELGIERSGLDELAAQTYELLGLMTFLTAGEKEARAWPIRKGTKAPQAAGTIHSDIERGFIRAEIISYDDYVQYQTMEALRAAGRVRSEGRDYVMQEGDVVNFRFNV; this is encoded by the coding sequence ATGGCACTTTCCTGCGGCATCGTCGGCTTGCCCAACGTCGGCAAATCCACAATCTTTAATGCGCTTACGCGATCGGCCCAGGCCCTTGCGGCAAATTATCCGTTCGCAACGATCGAGCCGAATGTGGGAGAGGTCGCAGTGCCCGACCCGCGCTTGGCGGTCCTGCAACGCCTCACGAACGCCGCGCGCGTCGTCCCGGCGACCGTACGCTTCGTCGACATCGCCGGCTTGGTGCGCGGCGCCAGCTCCGGCGAGGGGCTCGGCAACGCCTTCCTGAGCCACATTCGCGAGACCAACGCGATCGCGATGGTCGTGCGCTGTTTTGAGGACGACGAGATCACGCACGTCGAAGGCGCGATCGATCCGCGGCGGGACTGCGAGATCATCGGGATCGAGTTGGCTCTCGCCGACCTTGCAACGATGCGGAAGCGGCTTGGGAAGATCGAGCGCGAGGTGCGCGCCGATCCCAAGCTGCGCGAGTATCTTGCGGCCGCCCAGCGCCTCACCGAGGCTCTGGAGGAGGCGCGCCCGGCTCGCTCCTTCGCGCCCGACTCGCTCGAAGCGCAGGTGGCGGCCGACTCATTCCTGCTGACCGCAAAGCCGGTGCTCTTCGTCGCCAACGTCGAGGAGGGCCAGATCGGGCGCGATTCGGCCAACGTCGAGATCGTGCGGGCGATCGCACTTGAGGAAAGGGGCCGCACGGTCGTCCTGAGCGGCAAGGTCGAGGCTGAGCTTGCCGGGCTCTCTGAGGACGAGGCGGCCGAATTCCGGGGCGAACTGGGCATCGAGCGCAGCGGCCTCGACGAGCTCGCGGCCCAGACCTACGAGCTGCTGGGGCTCATGACGTTCCTGACGGCCGGAGAGAAGGAGGCGCGAGCTTGGCCGATTCGCAAGGGGACGAAGGCGCCTCAGGCGGCTGGAACGATTCACAGCGACATCGAGCGAGGCTTCATTCGGGCCGAGATCATCTCGTACGACGATTACGTGCAGTACCAGACGATGGAGGCGCTGCGCGCTGCTGGGCGCGTCCGCAGCGAGGGCCGGGATTACGTCATGCAAGAGGGCGACGTCGTCAATTTTCGATTCAACGTGTAG
- a CDS encoding bifunctional nuclease family protein: MRQMKVDKLGIDLLTHDPVVILKDMDGSHYLPILIGPFEATAIALALEGAPVPRPLSHDLMRNILEGLNANLEQVVIHDIKESTFFAKLVVRTNGELQEIDARPSDGIALALRVPAPIFVSDKIVLEEATSEKKTVNETEVARFKKFLEDLKPSDFNR, translated from the coding sequence ATGCGCCAAATGAAGGTCGACAAGCTCGGAATCGACCTCCTCACCCACGACCCGGTTGTCATCCTCAAGGACATGGACGGCTCTCACTACCTCCCGATACTGATCGGCCCATTCGAAGCAACGGCGATCGCGCTGGCACTGGAAGGCGCACCGGTTCCCCGCCCGCTCTCGCACGACCTGATGCGCAACATCCTCGAGGGACTCAACGCGAACCTCGAGCAGGTCGTCATTCACGACATCAAAGAGTCGACGTTCTTCGCCAAACTCGTCGTGCGTACGAACGGCGAACTGCAGGAGATCGACGCACGCCCCTCCGACGGCATCGCGCTTGCATTGCGCGTCCCCGCTCCGATCTTCGTCTCCGACAAGATCGTCCTTGAAGAAGCGACCTCGGAGAAAAAGACGGTGAACGAAACCGAAGTGGCGCGCTTTAAGAAATTTCTCGAAGACCTAAAGCCTTCCGACTTCAACCGCTGA
- a CDS encoding patatin-like phospholipase family protein: MIDRRRFLLAAGASAVAPALLGASPEVETPVRPLQRALVFSGGGARGAYEAGIVGALVAQQHVSDGQPLAPYEVVCGTSIGALNGWMVAAAQYTKLQELWFTVSRDNVLRPKPQYASLRDPESGVLNRVASVVSLTGLVRNQRAVLQTDPAYDWISSHVDPSTPLVAPLIWAVTNLTHQRPEYFYVRPQARKELPARVTHALHALLGEQTIVREATPDILHRALFASIAIPIAFDPVSMPGPDGTLNAYCDGGVASNSPVGIAHAVAQGADIVLLDPPFEPEESYDDAVEIAFAAYGTMQRKIFEMEMRNSYFQSLGKSAFARLSPAQRATATQNNALLEAFIENVPATSLRYIRPKKTLPVAVVGFDDTDGIYNAYRIGWEDVANGFSSYDWRTFEL, translated from the coding sequence TCTTCAGCGGCGGAGGCGCGCGCGGCGCCTATGAGGCCGGCATCGTCGGAGCCCTCGTCGCGCAGCAGCACGTGAGCGACGGACAGCCGCTCGCGCCCTATGAAGTCGTCTGCGGAACGTCGATCGGTGCGCTCAACGGGTGGATGGTCGCCGCCGCTCAGTACACGAAGCTGCAGGAGCTGTGGTTCACCGTCAGCAGAGATAACGTCCTCCGTCCAAAGCCGCAGTACGCGTCGCTGCGCGATCCGGAGAGCGGCGTCCTCAATCGTGTCGCCTCCGTCGTTAGTCTAACCGGCCTCGTGCGCAATCAGCGCGCCGTGTTGCAGACTGATCCCGCTTACGACTGGATCTCGAGCCACGTCGATCCCTCGACGCCGCTGGTCGCGCCGCTGATCTGGGCCGTAACGAACTTGACGCATCAGCGTCCGGAATACTTTTATGTCCGCCCGCAAGCCCGCAAAGAGCTTCCGGCACGGGTCACGCATGCGCTGCACGCCCTTCTAGGAGAGCAAACCATCGTACGGGAGGCGACGCCCGACATTTTACACCGCGCACTCTTCGCCTCGATCGCGATTCCGATCGCCTTCGATCCCGTTTCGATGCCGGGACCCGACGGCACGTTGAACGCGTACTGCGACGGCGGCGTCGCGAGTAACTCGCCGGTCGGAATCGCGCACGCGGTGGCGCAGGGCGCGGACATCGTCTTACTCGATCCCCCGTTTGAGCCGGAGGAAAGCTACGACGACGCGGTCGAGATCGCTTTTGCCGCGTACGGGACGATGCAGCGCAAGATCTTCGAGATGGAGATGCGCAACTCGTACTTCCAATCGCTCGGGAAGAGCGCCTTCGCGCGGCTCTCGCCCGCGCAGCGCGCGACGGCGACGCAGAACAACGCTCTCTTGGAAGCCTTCATCGAGAACGTCCCCGCCACCAGCCTTCGTTACATCCGACCGAAAAAGACGCTGCCGGTCGCCGTCGTCGGCTTCGACGACACCGACGGCATCTACAACGCCTACCGTATCGGCTGGGAGGACGTGGCCAACGGCTTCAGCTCGTACGACTGGAGAACGTTCGAACTCTAG